A genomic stretch from Methylorubrum extorquens includes:
- a CDS encoding conserved protein of unknown function (Evidence 4 : Unknown function but conserved in other organisms), with the protein MARARAAATESLRERPWAWATAALIAEAEALLALEVLVEPDAERLLKLAKAADAAAAKALEASAVPVPTEAELARDPAIREACRLGLHYITVLDSDRARVTNDSGWSRSTTVMGHVLDALPELDEAQASHALRILRIHRRQLPDILAGAVFEGLTLPPRRLHMSPISTSGARA; encoded by the coding sequence GTGGCGCGTGCCCGGGCCGCGGCGACGGAGAGCCTGCGCGAGAGGCCGTGGGCCTGGGCGACGGCCGCCCTGATCGCGGAGGCGGAGGCCCTGCTCGCCCTGGAGGTTCTGGTCGAGCCCGACGCCGAGCGTCTCCTCAAGCTCGCCAAGGCCGCCGACGCCGCGGCCGCCAAGGCGCTGGAGGCCTCGGCCGTCCCCGTCCCGACGGAGGCGGAGCTTGCCCGTGACCCTGCCATCCGCGAGGCCTGCCGCCTGGGGCTGCACTACATCACCGTGCTCGACAGCGACCGCGCCCGGGTCACGAACGATTCGGGGTGGTCGAGGTCCACGACGGTGATGGGGCACGTGCTCGACGCGCTGCCCGAACTCGATGAGGCGCAGGCCAGCCACGCGCTCCGCATCCTCCGCATCCACCGCCGCCAGCTGCCCGACATCCTGGCCGGGGCCGTGTTCGAGGGGCTCACGCTCCCGCCGCGGCGCCTGCACATGTCCCCGATCTCGACCTCGGGCGCCCGGGCATGA
- a CDS encoding Integrase family protein has translation MARPRKPARLKLDVDRGVWAIHDGDYKRRTSHGPGHRGEAEKELALYVIERDRQAEEEAVITPSDDDPTNQDPRLVSIATCLAFYGQAKEGTSNASLTGHHIANLLRHWGGKTLAQVKAASCRAYVEARCKERWRPPGAKGKGKLTKPTTAGRELQTLGAAIGHWHREFTLHAKPVVTLPPAGKPHVDWLTESEYARLLRVAQGWRWVSSDLATREPVWERARDTAFVTAWKAKAGDAYHHDDHLERFIEIGFYSGTRSGAILGLRWKRDRLDGWVDFNGVTLFRAGPEAPPSRKRQPPCRIPDRLLPRLLEWRKADLASGLAPTHVVHERGVSMERVDGAFGRAAALAGLDRREIDGSWRVGNEDEDDDLGMPTPHILRHTRATLMLQAGVPPARGRRVPRHDREDGPGDLRPHPFRVPEAGRRGVTDPGWKWDGNPLYGG, from the coding sequence ATGGCACGCCCCCGCAAGCCCGCGCGGCTCAAGCTCGACGTCGACCGCGGCGTCTGGGCCATCCACGACGGGGACTACAAGCGACGCACATCGCACGGCCCTGGCCATCGCGGCGAGGCTGAAAAGGAGCTCGCGCTCTACGTAATCGAGCGCGACCGCCAGGCGGAGGAGGAGGCCGTCATCACGCCCTCCGACGACGACCCGACGAACCAGGACCCCCGCCTCGTCTCCATCGCCACCTGCCTCGCCTTCTACGGCCAGGCGAAGGAGGGCACGTCCAACGCCTCCCTGACCGGGCACCACATCGCCAACCTCCTCCGCCACTGGGGCGGCAAGACCCTAGCGCAGGTGAAGGCGGCCTCGTGCCGGGCCTACGTCGAGGCCCGCTGCAAGGAGCGCTGGCGGCCGCCGGGCGCGAAGGGGAAGGGGAAGCTCACGAAGCCCACGACCGCCGGGCGCGAGCTTCAGACCCTCGGCGCCGCCATCGGGCACTGGCACCGCGAGTTCACCCTGCACGCCAAGCCTGTCGTGACCCTGCCGCCCGCGGGCAAGCCGCACGTCGACTGGCTCACCGAGTCCGAGTACGCCCGGCTCCTGCGCGTCGCCCAAGGCTGGCGCTGGGTCTCGTCGGACCTGGCGACCCGCGAGCCCGTCTGGGAGCGCGCCCGGGACACCGCCTTCGTAACGGCGTGGAAGGCCAAGGCCGGCGACGCCTACCACCACGACGACCACCTGGAGCGCTTCATCGAGATCGGCTTCTACTCGGGCACCCGGTCCGGCGCGATCCTCGGGCTCCGATGGAAGCGCGACCGCCTCGACGGATGGGTCGACTTCAACGGCGTCACCTTGTTCCGGGCCGGACCCGAGGCCCCGCCGAGCCGCAAGCGCCAGCCGCCATGCCGCATCCCGGACCGGCTCCTGCCCCGCCTCCTGGAATGGCGGAAGGCCGACCTGGCGAGCGGCCTCGCCCCCACGCACGTCGTCCACGAGCGGGGCGTGAGCATGGAGCGCGTCGACGGCGCCTTCGGCCGGGCGGCCGCGCTCGCCGGGTTGGACCGGCGCGAGATCGACGGCTCCTGGCGCGTCGGGAACGAGGACGAGGACGACGACCTCGGGATGCCGACGCCGCACATCCTCCGGCACACCCGGGCGACCCTGATGCTCCAGGCCGGCGTGCCCCCCGCACGAGGTCGGCGAGTACCTCGGCATGACCGTGAAGATGGTCCTGGAGACCTACGGCCACACCCATTCCGAGTACCAGAAGCGGGCCGCCGCGGCGTAACCGACCCGGGTTGGAAATGGGATGGAAACCCACTGTACGGGGGCTAG
- a CDS encoding conserved protein of unknown function (Evidence 4 : Unknown function but conserved in other organisms) encodes MMTDRLTQRPIPHAEAREAISRLVDGHFHTPDREHGRFGIPARPDYDDDLVLMAYVAQREAAEAPAGGAPSYDADPFARPAGRRAEPAVVAETAALPNGILRIDQADLGQSLTVVLRDGSEIGLVAREALKGRRAGETAEACLNRAVREAVLAHQPRDRPGNAG; translated from the coding sequence ATGATGACCGACCGCCTGACCCAGCGTCCTATCCCCCACGCCGAGGCCCGCGAGGCGATCTCCCGCCTGGTGGACGGCCACTTCCACACGCCCGACCGGGAGCATGGCAGGTTCGGCATCCCAGCCCGGCCGGATTACGACGACGACCTCGTGCTCATGGCGTACGTCGCCCAGCGCGAGGCGGCCGAGGCCCCCGCCGGCGGGGCGCCGTCCTACGACGCGGACCCCTTCGCCCGGCCGGCAGGCCGGAGGGCCGAGCCGGCCGTCGTCGCGGAGACCGCGGCCCTCCCGAACGGCATCCTCCGGATCGACCAGGCCGATCTCGGGCAGTCGCTCACCGTGGTCCTGCGCGACGGCAGCGAGATCGGCCTCGTCGCGCGCGAGGCCCTCAAGGGGCGCCGGGCCGGGGAGACGGCCGAGGCCTGCCTGAACCGGGCGGTCCGCGAGGCCGTGCTCGCGCACCAGCCTCGGGACCGGCCAGGGAACGCCGGTTAA
- a CDS encoding conserved protein of unknown function (Evidence 4 : Unknown function but conserved in other organisms): MIQLDDGRALRDSRPMPTYEIILSTDISEGAMARAEACGPDDLMSLEDARWTPEIKGPFLPMFSAYQLRRAVESRALRGFRPGHGIFVTRRALKEWTETWHAPASPRGSSSTSTAASGPSTTGTTSDAHRTALAIAARLKRSSRST; the protein is encoded by the coding sequence GTGATCCAGCTGGACGACGGGCGCGCACTACGGGATTCTCGACCCATGCCGACGTACGAGATCATCCTGTCGACCGACATCTCCGAGGGCGCCATGGCGCGCGCCGAGGCCTGCGGGCCCGACGACCTCATGAGCCTGGAGGACGCCCGCTGGACCCCCGAGATCAAGGGGCCGTTCCTGCCCATGTTCTCCGCCTATCAGTTGCGGCGGGCGGTCGAGAGCCGGGCCCTGCGGGGGTTCCGGCCCGGCCACGGGATCTTCGTGACGCGGCGAGCTCTCAAGGAGTGGACCGAGACATGGCACGCCCCCGCAAGCCCGCGCGGCTCAAGCTCGACGTCGACCGCGGCGTCTGGGCCATCCACGACGGGGACTACAAGCGACGCACATCGCACGGCCCTGGCCATCGCGGCGAGGCTGAAAAGGAGCTCGCGCTCTACGTAA
- a CDS encoding protein of unknown function (Evidence 5 : Unknown function), translated as MSAEVVTLRPEGVPTRPMVRWLGSKWRMVPWVCGLRPGASWVVTHPLPLALPRSAWGRGPCKVTREGCLPIGAQDQ; from the coding sequence ATGAGCGCCGAGGTCGTCACCCTCAGGCCGGAGGGCGTGCCCACGCGCCCGATGGTCCGCTGGCTGGGCTCGAAGTGGCGGATGGTGCCCTGGGTCTGTGGCCTCAGGCCGGGTGCGTCATGGGTCGTGACCCATCCCCTGCCTCTTGCCCTGCCAAGGTCGGCATGGGGGCGTGGCCCGTGCAAGGTCACGAGGGAAGGGTGCCTCCCCATCGGCGCGCAGGACCAATGA
- a CDS encoding conserved protein of unknown function (Evidence 4 : Unknown function but conserved in other organisms), with protein sequence MSVAVALPWVEDEHLPIREFGNPAVRQMSLFDWTPPPPARVRPPRRDEAERSMTAALHVRPDPVRVYRQSVSHGYESCRGRWWWMSKSDLGRMIAQGRAITVGERSAKVRRNLSPAQEEEVVAVALELGGVLYAAEATGIPESMVRTLLRERGPRLPQGHQDPGQHRGRPRPRGRLPRPEGSMTDLTVDDVRARLSTAIREAGGQKAFAQQAGVSAAYVNDVIKGRRAVGERVLAALDLRRIERFVSLRRDA encoded by the coding sequence ATGTCTGTAGCCGTTGCGCTGCCATGGGTCGAGGACGAACATTTGCCGATACGCGAATTCGGGAACCCCGCCGTGCGCCAGATGAGCCTCTTCGATTGGACCCCGCCGCCCCCTGCCAGGGTCCGCCCGCCCCGCCGCGACGAGGCCGAGCGGAGCATGACGGCCGCGCTTCACGTCCGCCCGGACCCCGTGCGCGTCTACCGGCAGTCCGTCTCGCACGGCTACGAGAGCTGCCGCGGCCGCTGGTGGTGGATGTCCAAGAGCGACCTCGGCCGCATGATCGCCCAGGGGCGCGCGATCACCGTGGGGGAGCGCAGCGCCAAGGTCCGGCGCAACCTCTCGCCGGCGCAGGAGGAGGAGGTCGTCGCCGTGGCGCTGGAGCTCGGGGGCGTCCTCTACGCCGCCGAGGCCACCGGCATCCCCGAGAGCATGGTCAGGACGCTCCTGCGCGAGCGGGGGCCTCGACTACCCCAGGGCCACCAGGACCCGGGCCAACATCGAGGCCGCCCGCGCCCGCGTGGCCGCCTACCGCGCCCGGAGGGCAGCATGACCGATCTCACCGTAGACGACGTCCGCGCCCGGCTTTCGACGGCCATCCGGGAGGCCGGCGGGCAGAAGGCGTTCGCCCAGCAGGCCGGCGTCTCGGCCGCCTACGTCAACGACGTCATCAAGGGCCGACGGGCCGTCGGGGAGCGCGTTCTCGCGGCCCTCGACCTGCGGCGCATCGAGCGATTCGTCAGCCTCCGGAGGGACGCGTGA
- a CDS encoding conserved protein of unknown function (Evidence 4 : Unknown function but conserved in other organisms), translating into MSEQETRTRACRLAEALSGETDPVAVRAALKGLTPLEANRVVRAAAALRARTVTVH; encoded by the coding sequence ATGAGCGAGCAGGAGACCCGCACCCGGGCCTGCCGGCTGGCGGAGGCCCTCTCGGGCGAGACCGACCCGGTGGCGGTCCGGGCCGCGCTCAAGGGGCTCACGCCCCTGGAGGCCAACCGCGTCGTCAGGGCGGCCGCCGCCCTGCGCGCACGCACCGTCACCGTACACTAG
- a CDS encoding protein of unknown function (Evidence 5 : Unknown function), which yields MRDGLPVDAHGVRADVKRGRHAPLGLVAAGRADPGRGRRGPIEEAHLAHGGVPEFAYRQMFVLDPWQRNGYRHGKMTHPLCRVGTKVRSGSPPTADDDLHHDFNNSLW from the coding sequence GTGCGAGACGGACTGCCGGTAGACGCGCACGGGGTCCGGGCGGACGTGAAGCGCGGCCGTCATGCTCCGCTCGGCCTCGTCGCGGCGGGGCGGGCGGACCCTGGCAGGGGGCGGCGGGGTCCAATCGAAGAGGCTCATCTGGCGCACGGCGGGGTTCCCGAATTCGCGTATCGGCAAATGTTCGTCCTCGACCCATGGCAGCGCAACGGCTACAGACATGGCAAGATGACGCACCCCCTATGTAGAGTTGGGACAAAGGTAAGGTCAGGATCGCCCCCAACAGCGGACGACGATTTGCACCACGATTTCAACAACAGCCTGTGGTGA
- a CDS encoding conserved protein of unknown function (Evidence 4 : Unknown function but conserved in other organisms): MARPPSYGSFVSDLSEVLAAWEEQYVSETSYGKFRRACAWVVDESVKAVSEDMRRATGDTFRDPTPWMVAGWQYRRSLAKNRDLGIVEAEAYLGDDQSAVFKYAMGGDDQAGLLTKFPRQAHPGP; the protein is encoded by the coding sequence ATGGCCCGACCCCCCTCATACGGTTCCTTCGTCAGCGACCTCAGCGAGGTCCTCGCCGCGTGGGAGGAGCAGTACGTCTCCGAGACGAGCTACGGCAAATTCCGCCGGGCCTGCGCCTGGGTGGTGGACGAGAGCGTCAAGGCGGTCTCCGAGGACATGCGCCGCGCGACTGGGGACACCTTCCGCGATCCGACGCCCTGGATGGTCGCCGGGTGGCAGTACCGGCGCAGCCTTGCCAAGAACCGCGACCTGGGCATCGTGGAGGCCGAGGCCTACCTCGGCGACGATCAGTCCGCGGTCTTCAAGTACGCCATGGGTGGAGACGATCAAGCGGGGCTACTGACCAAGTTCCCTCGCCAGGCCCATCCCGGCCCATGA
- a CDS encoding conserved protein of unknown function (Evidence 4 : Unknown function but conserved in other organisms) encodes MAARRTANPGVPSTRSPPPCYTGAAYVTSLQADLAGARAEALTAKADAAGKAAAIAAPASSDDPVAPVLRDALEGLSP; translated from the coding sequence GTGGCGGCGCGGCGAACCGCCAACCCTGGAGTCCCATCCACCAGGAGCCCGCCCCCGTGTTACACCGGGGCCGCCTACGTCACCTCGCTCCAGGCCGATCTCGCCGGCGCCCGCGCCGAGGCCTTGACCGCAAAGGCGGACGCCGCGGGCAAGGCGGCCGCCATCGCCGCCCCGGCCTCGTCCGATGACCCGGTCGCCCCCGTCCTTCGCGACGCCCTGGAGGGCCTCAGCCCGTGA
- a CDS encoding protein of unknown function (Evidence 5 : Unknown function), translating to MAWHRYRREAPDYSHLAGRTPEQVFAATYARPTFGDSHGEWPARVNRQLVNLFEGRDRLHVNEAVAVYGAMFAEPRHTPAFTADRAANTLNWGVRLGILTEAVERGRYVWTMPDRQPRWETDSKGKARQVRGLPDGEQADLNRKRAAAAKARATIQEREALARDAAIEALVNDIIILNPDAVAPDDGLWREALPNAGLPQPLIAIRPMVLEAHHAMEPRRQRRWHSHLAVIAERARWEAYYRPPLPMQPAPAEDDGLSAEDAAALEGL from the coding sequence ATGGCATGGCATCGCTACCGGCGTGAGGCGCCCGACTACAGCCACCTCGCCGGGCGCACGCCCGAGCAGGTCTTCGCGGCGACATATGCTCGGCCGACGTTCGGCGACAGCCACGGCGAGTGGCCGGCTCGCGTGAACCGGCAACTCGTCAACCTGTTCGAGGGGCGCGACCGCCTGCACGTCAACGAGGCGGTCGCGGTCTACGGGGCGATGTTCGCAGAGCCTAGGCACACCCCGGCATTCACGGCGGACCGCGCCGCCAACACGCTCAATTGGGGCGTGCGCCTCGGCATCCTCACCGAGGCCGTGGAGCGCGGTCGCTACGTCTGGACGATGCCGGACCGGCAGCCCCGCTGGGAGACGGACAGCAAGGGTAAGGCCCGCCAGGTCCGCGGCCTGCCCGACGGCGAGCAGGCCGACCTCAACCGCAAGCGCGCGGCGGCCGCCAAGGCCAGGGCGACGATCCAGGAGCGCGAGGCGCTGGCGCGCGACGCGGCCATCGAGGCCCTGGTCAACGACATCATCATCCTCAACCCGGACGCGGTCGCGCCCGACGACGGCCTCTGGCGCGAGGCCCTGCCCAACGCGGGCCTGCCCCAGCCGCTCATCGCGATCCGGCCGATGGTCCTGGAGGCGCACCACGCCATGGAGCCCCGGAGGCAGAGGCGCTGGCACTCGCACCTCGCGGTCATCGCGGAGCGGGCGCGCTGGGAGGCGTACTACCGGCCGCCGCTCCCCATGCAGCCGGCGCCGGCGGAGGACGACGGGCTCTCGGCCGAGGACGCCGCCGCGCTGGAGGGGCTGTGA
- a CDS encoding conserved protein of unknown function (Evidence 4 : Unknown function but conserved in other organisms): protein MKARRTREVGGSIDRDVYMTPAPEAVARLFDQYGAEAAEERWHWIDVRTLGNLARTGRARLGMRSLNPGKKRTTSPAQEAAAVEVAFLVGSGRAGERAAGMGLASLTYVLQERGLADMPKLRGAARGENSRDGHLASRGDADAAARIEARLEHERDLYAVMRAALALVPEQPATGRYRLPEISPELAAALAGHPPDAVDRAFPGLLPRGVEEPVDAEREAAAPPAESPAIPVAQESAMLSRRPRHSRLPDEATIRLQWTETPNVSTLAERWGVSRCYVYGTLKRLGLRRPDAPAVPALPAPAPAAEVTNVVAFTPAPHAEPAPVPATVAPRATVQWDVAFPNRLGLDDLVLAVALSQRAGLGADEAIRFVRADAAAAGRQA, encoded by the coding sequence GTGAAGGCCCGCCGCACCCGGGAGGTCGGCGGCTCCATCGACCGCGACGTCTACATGACGCCCGCCCCCGAGGCCGTGGCCCGGCTCTTCGACCAGTACGGCGCGGAGGCCGCCGAGGAGCGCTGGCACTGGATCGACGTCCGGACGCTGGGCAACCTGGCCCGCACCGGCCGCGCCCGCCTTGGCATGCGGTCGCTCAACCCCGGTAAGAAGCGGACGACCTCGCCCGCCCAGGAGGCAGCGGCGGTCGAGGTCGCGTTCCTCGTGGGCAGCGGGCGGGCGGGCGAGCGCGCCGCCGGCATGGGGCTGGCGTCGCTCACGTACGTGCTCCAGGAGCGCGGCCTCGCCGACATGCCGAAGCTCCGGGGCGCCGCCCGGGGCGAGAACTCGCGCGACGGCCATCTCGCCAGCCGCGGCGACGCCGACGCGGCGGCCCGCATCGAGGCCAGGCTGGAGCATGAGCGGGACCTGTACGCCGTGATGCGGGCCGCCCTGGCACTGGTGCCCGAGCAGCCCGCCACAGGGCGCTACCGCCTCCCCGAGATCTCGCCGGAGCTCGCGGCCGCCCTCGCCGGGCACCCGCCGGACGCCGTCGACCGTGCCTTCCCCGGCCTCCTGCCCCGCGGGGTCGAGGAGCCGGTGGACGCCGAACGGGAGGCGGCCGCCCCTCCCGCCGAGAGCCCTGCCATCCCTGTCGCCCAGGAGTCCGCCATGTTGTCCCGTCGTCCCCGCCACTCCCGACTGCCCGACGAAGCCACGATCCGCCTCCAGTGGACCGAGACGCCCAACGTCTCCACTCTCGCGGAGCGGTGGGGCGTCTCGCGTTGCTACGTCTACGGCACGCTGAAGCGCCTCGGGCTCAGGCGTCCGGACGCCCCCGCGGTGCCCGCGCTCCCGGCCCCCGCGCCGGCGGCCGAGGTCACGAACGTGGTGGCCTTCACGCCGGCCCCGCACGCCGAGCCCGCCCCGGTCCCGGCGACCGTCGCCCCCCGCGCCACGGTGCAGTGGGACGTCGCCTTCCCGAACCGCCTCGGCCTCGATGACCTCGTCCTCGCCGTCGCCCTCTCGCAGAGGGCCGGCCTCGGGGCGGACGAGGCGATTCGTTTCGTGCGGGCGGACGCCGCCGCGGCCGGGAGGCAGGCATGA
- a CDS encoding conserved exported protein of unknown function (Evidence 4 : Unknown function but conserved in other organisms) has translation MSGPAALMALYCLTAAPAPAVDAPVMAALRGEPRPSAKADVAAVLLALTPRRRAR, from the coding sequence GTGAGCGGCCCGGCCGCCCTGATGGCGCTCTACTGCCTGACGGCCGCCCCGGCCCCGGCGGTCGACGCGCCGGTGATGGCCGCGCTCCGGGGCGAGCCGCGGCCTTCCGCAAAGGCGGACGTCGCCGCGGTCCTGCTCGCCCTCACGCCACGCCGGAGAGCCCGATGA
- a CDS encoding conserved exported protein of unknown function (Evidence 4 : Unknown function but conserved in other organisms): MKRLLLLLVAVLPLAAAPPERPALSIPGSLLRCAPPSRPPAGGTQRQVAGYVVDLADAHADCQGKLCRVRGLVEGAR, translated from the coding sequence GTGAAGCGCCTGCTCCTCCTCCTCGTCGCCGTCCTGCCGCTGGCCGCCGCCCCCCCCGAGAGGCCGGCGCTCTCGATCCCGGGGAGCCTGCTGCGCTGTGCCCCCCCGTCCCGTCCCCCGGCCGGCGGGACGCAGCGACAGGTGGCCGGCTACGTCGTCGACCTCGCCGACGCCCACGCCGATTGCCAGGGCAAGCTCTGTCGCGTGCGCGGCCTGGTGGAGGGCGCGCGGTGA
- a CDS encoding conserved protein of unknown function (Evidence 4 : Unknown function but conserved in other organisms) → MIPHTSERPRDRTWGFDWRASPKAVAALGIAPTGCDRHERTLSSMVAALGLAAETDMQWLSYSRSRDWYAEGHYDRTPISYSTVVASVSRLGEAGLIEEVRAKRGAHLAKVPLQSRIRATPLLVERLAGTRFEHMTPPATLIMRDEDGRAMRLPNTERTRRMQADVDGINEWLAGLDVTLSPDASPEDWQRTEHHLKGRKVRDGRETWACALPTPSNSIVRILGRGRHDCHGRLYGWWQQLPKERRGELLINGELLIEEDFAALHPTLLYAMKGVRLDFDPYDTDRFPRQHCKWALNVAINAGSMKGAVDALMWKPGWSETRCYTELLLDEVAHRNELIREFLGSDAGIRLMAIDSGMAIDVMKRCRKAGVDGVLPVHDSFLAPRRSGGHVTAIMQEVLDTTRVRLSGTTSTTSTRTIRQTARPGPAAPAAPPASAPAVSPPSREAGLKEGVAKVDFSPMQSLPASPAPSVAPEPRTVSWVPAERLEAMIAYQTRLLAFERQQAGPGSSWVDWDMRRAAVIELAHDLIAHEVETGMRAFPRALVPDRLPGKAKPGKASSRAGRSLQATSLQGQGRRPQGSLSQVQA, encoded by the coding sequence ATGATCCCCCACACATCCGAACGTCCCAGGGACCGTACCTGGGGTTTCGACTGGCGAGCGAGCCCCAAGGCCGTCGCCGCCCTCGGCATCGCGCCGACCGGTTGCGACCGGCACGAGCGCACGCTCTCCAGCATGGTCGCCGCCCTCGGCCTCGCCGCGGAGACGGACATGCAGTGGCTCTCGTACTCCCGTAGCAGGGATTGGTACGCCGAGGGGCACTACGACCGGACGCCCATCTCCTACTCGACCGTCGTCGCCTCGGTCTCCCGCCTCGGCGAGGCCGGCCTCATCGAGGAGGTCAGGGCCAAGCGCGGCGCCCACCTCGCCAAGGTCCCGCTCCAGTCCAGGATCCGCGCCACCCCGCTCCTCGTCGAGCGCCTCGCCGGCACCCGGTTCGAGCACATGACGCCCCCCGCCACGCTCATCATGCGGGACGAGGACGGCAGGGCCATGCGCCTGCCCAACACCGAGCGGACCCGGCGCATGCAGGCCGATGTCGACGGCATCAACGAATGGCTCGCCGGCCTCGACGTGACGCTGTCCCCCGACGCCTCCCCCGAGGACTGGCAGAGGACCGAGCACCACCTGAAGGGCCGGAAGGTCCGGGACGGCCGAGAGACGTGGGCCTGCGCCCTGCCGACCCCCTCGAACAGCATCGTCCGCATCCTCGGGCGCGGCAGGCACGACTGCCACGGCAGGCTCTACGGCTGGTGGCAGCAGCTCCCCAAGGAGCGCCGGGGCGAACTCCTCATCAACGGGGAACTCCTCATCGAGGAGGACTTCGCCGCCCTCCACCCGACCCTCCTCTACGCCATGAAGGGTGTGCGCCTGGACTTCGACCCCTACGACACCGACCGCTTCCCCCGGCAGCACTGCAAGTGGGCCCTCAACGTCGCCATCAACGCCGGCTCCATGAAGGGCGCCGTCGACGCGCTCATGTGGAAGCCGGGCTGGTCCGAGACCCGGTGCTACACCGAGCTTCTGCTCGACGAGGTCGCGCACCGCAACGAGCTCATCCGCGAGTTCCTTGGGTCGGACGCCGGCATCCGCCTCATGGCCATCGACAGCGGCATGGCCATCGACGTCATGAAGCGGTGCCGCAAGGCCGGCGTGGACGGCGTCCTGCCGGTGCACGATTCCTTCCTCGCGCCCCGGCGGTCGGGCGGCCATGTGACCGCCATCATGCAGGAGGTTCTCGACACGACGCGCGTCAGGCTTTCTGGAACAACTTCAACCACTTCGACGAGAACGATCCGACAAACGGCCCGTCCCGGGCCCGCCGCCCCGGCGGCGCCTCCCGCCTCCGCCCCGGCCGTGTCGCCACCCTCGCGCGAGGCCGGTCTCAAGGAGGGTGTCGCCAAGGTCGATTTCTCGCCCATGCAGTCCCTTCCGGCGTCGCCCGCTCCCTCCGTCGCTCCCGAGCCTCGCACGGTCTCCTGGGTGCCGGCCGAGCGTCTGGAGGCGATGATCGCGTACCAGACCCGTCTCCTCGCCTTCGAGCGCCAGCAGGCCGGACCGGGTTCCTCCTGGGTGGATTGGGACATGCGCCGGGCCGCGGTCATCGAACTCGCCCACGACCTCATCGCCCACGAGGTGGAGACCGGCATGCGCGCCTTTCCCAGGGCCCTGGTTCCCGACCGCCTGCCGGGCAAGGCGAAGCCCGGGAAGGCCTCGTCCAGGGCCGGGCGGAGCCTCCAGGCAACCTCCCTCCAGGGGCAGGGCCGGAGGCCTCAGGGCAGCCTCTCCCAGGTCCAGGCGTAG
- a CDS encoding conserved protein of unknown function (Evidence 4 : Unknown function but conserved in other organisms), whose amino-acid sequence MTAYADDWSGGLARTLHLPNNAVAVEVLGAGEAIRVWLRDGTACVLSAAEVSPLAAGETAQHAIRESIYRACLARQRASGAA is encoded by the coding sequence GTGACCGCATATGCGGACGACTGGTCCGGCGGCCTCGCTCGGACCCTGCACCTCCCGAACAACGCGGTCGCCGTCGAGGTCCTCGGCGCCGGCGAGGCGATCCGGGTTTGGCTCCGCGACGGGACGGCCTGCGTCCTGAGCGCGGCCGAGGTCAGCCCGCTGGCGGCTGGCGAGACCGCCCAGCACGCTATCCGGGAATCGATCTACCGCGCCTGCCTCGCCCGGCAGCGCGCCTCCGGAGCAGCATGA